The Lewinellaceae bacterium genome includes a region encoding these proteins:
- the paaJ gene encoding phenylacetate-CoA oxygenase subunit PaaJ — MEKNEKYFRELLEEVKDPEIPVLSIVDLGIVRDVKVSEGEVEVIITPTYSGCPAMDFIEVNIKSLLQHSGIDKVKVTTVLHPAWTTDWISSSGKEKLRAYGIAPPVGSSPDKSILFGKEVTVACPRCGAEDTTMISLFGSTACKSLYKCNACKEPFDYFKCH; from the coding sequence ATGGAAAAAAATGAAAAATATTTCAGGGAATTGCTGGAAGAAGTAAAAGATCCGGAGATTCCCGTCCTTTCTATTGTTGATCTTGGAATCGTCAGGGACGTCAAGGTCAGTGAAGGGGAAGTGGAAGTGATCATTACGCCAACTTACTCCGGCTGCCCGGCTATGGACTTTATTGAAGTCAACATCAAATCTCTGCTTCAACATTCCGGAATCGATAAAGTAAAAGTTACTACTGTGCTGCATCCTGCCTGGACTACGGACTGGATCAGCTCCTCCGGCAAGGAGAAATTACGTGCTTACGGCATCGCGCCTCCTGTCGGAAGTTCTCCGGATAAATCCATCCTTTTTGGCAAAGAGGTGACCGTTGCATGTCCGCGTTGCGGGGCTGAAGATACGACCATGATCAGCCTTTTTGGCTCCACGGCCTGTAAATCCCTTTACAAATGCAATGCATGCAAAGAGCCTTTTGATTATTTCAAGTGTCACTAA
- a CDS encoding methylated-DNA--[protein]-cysteine S-methyltransferase: protein MKKQLTFQEKYQAILDKDATYEGVFITAVKTTGIFCRPACTARKPKKENVVFYDSINEAILNGYRPCKICRPMEPAEAMPDYIRDILEELNEHPYKKIKDYDLVLRGIEPNTIRRWFRKHYDMTFHGYQRMLRINLAYKEISGGKSVTQAAYDAGFESLSGFNSSYQNIFGASATQSGEKNMINIIRFTTPLGPMFACATEKGLCLLEFTNRKMLETEFKDLSKRLNAVILPGKNTHLDQTEVQLKEYFEGNRKNFSIPLHTPGTAFQNKVWETLQTIPYGETLSYEQMAIKTGNPKAVRAVGTANGFNRISVIIPCHRVIGKNGHLTGYGGGLERKKWLLDFEKENHPETSDK from the coding sequence ATGAAAAAACAACTGACCTTTCAGGAAAAATACCAGGCTATCCTCGATAAAGATGCCACCTATGAGGGCGTTTTTATAACGGCGGTAAAAACGACCGGTATCTTCTGTCGTCCGGCGTGTACGGCGAGGAAGCCTAAAAAAGAAAATGTAGTCTTTTATGATAGCATAAATGAGGCCATACTCAACGGTTACCGCCCGTGCAAGATTTGCAGGCCCATGGAGCCCGCCGAAGCCATGCCGGATTACATTCGGGACATTTTGGAGGAGCTGAATGAGCATCCCTACAAAAAAATAAAAGATTATGACCTGGTGCTTCGGGGCATTGAACCCAATACCATCCGCCGGTGGTTCCGGAAACATTATGATATGACTTTTCACGGATACCAACGGATGTTGCGCATCAACCTGGCCTATAAAGAAATATCCGGAGGGAAATCAGTAACCCAGGCCGCTTATGATGCCGGTTTTGAATCACTGAGCGGCTTTAACAGCAGTTATCAAAATATTTTCGGTGCTTCAGCCACTCAATCCGGGGAAAAGAATATGATCAATATTATCAGGTTTACGACTCCATTGGGGCCCATGTTCGCCTGTGCCACCGAAAAGGGGCTCTGTCTGTTGGAATTTACCAACCGGAAAATGCTCGAAACGGAATTTAAGGACCTTTCCAAAAGGCTCAATGCTGTTATCCTGCCAGGTAAAAATACTCACCTTGACCAAACCGAAGTACAGTTGAAAGAATATTTTGAGGGCAACAGGAAAAACTTCAGTATTCCACTGCATACACCGGGAACAGCCTTCCAAAACAAAGTTTGGGAAACTCTGCAAACCATTCCTTACGGAGAAACGTTATCTTACGAACAAATGGCCATTAAAACAGGAAACCCCAAAGCGGTAAGAGCTGTTGGAACGGCAAATGGATTCAACCGGATCTCTGTCATCATTCCCTGTCACCGTGTCATTGGCAAAAACGGCCATTTAACCGGTTACGGAGGAGGGCTTGAACGCAAAAAATGGCTCCTTGATTTTGAAAAAGAAAACCACCCGGAAACCAGCGACAAATAA
- a CDS encoding GSCFA domain-containing protein, with the protein MTDFRTKVKLPEFEIRIDHWTSVLCVGSCFAEHIYRKLTDHKFRAFLNPFGILYNPAVISDALDMLSYEKPIPDIELFFYQELWHSFAHHGHFSHPDKEQALLAIKSKLEAGRDFLTETTTLIITLGTAHVYVFKKTGKIVANCHKIPAASFSRRMLTVDEIVKSLGASFEKMKREQPQLDIILAVSPVRHLRDGLVTNQRSKATLVLAAAALCSNHDYVHYFPSYEIVLDELRDYRFYEEDMAHPNKIAVDYIWSAFSEAFFTPPTRALAKRIGNITQAARHKPFHPHTQAHQHFIRQQLLQIEALEKEYRFINFDEEIANFKKYLIE; encoded by the coding sequence ATGACCGACTTTCGCACAAAAGTAAAACTTCCGGAATTCGAGATTCGCATTGATCACTGGACTTCGGTTTTATGTGTGGGTTCCTGTTTTGCGGAACATATATACCGGAAACTAACCGATCACAAGTTTCGCGCCTTTTTAAACCCATTTGGCATCCTCTATAATCCGGCGGTCATCAGTGATGCCCTGGATATGTTGTCTTACGAAAAACCGATACCGGACATAGAGCTGTTTTTTTACCAGGAACTGTGGCACAGTTTTGCCCATCACGGGCATTTTTCCCATCCCGACAAAGAGCAGGCTTTGTTGGCCATCAAAAGTAAGTTGGAGGCCGGCAGGGATTTTTTAACCGAAACCACCACCCTGATCATTACTTTGGGAACAGCACATGTTTATGTCTTTAAAAAAACCGGAAAAATTGTGGCCAATTGCCATAAAATCCCGGCGGCAAGCTTTTCCCGACGGATGCTCACCGTCGATGAAATCGTGAAATCACTAGGAGCTTCCTTTGAAAAAATGAAACGCGAACAACCTCAACTGGACATCATCCTGGCCGTAAGTCCCGTGCGTCACCTTCGCGACGGACTGGTTACCAATCAGAGGAGCAAGGCTACCCTTGTCCTGGCCGCCGCCGCACTCTGTTCTAATCACGATTACGTCCATTATTTCCCTTCCTATGAAATCGTGCTCGACGAATTGCGCGACTACCGCTTTTACGAAGAAGATATGGCCCATCCCAACAAGATTGCGGTGGATTATATCTGGTCTGCTTTTTCCGAGGCATTTTTCACCCCCCCGACCCGTGCCCTGGCCAAAAGGATCGGAAACATCACCCAGGCTGCAAGGCACAAGCCCTTTCACCCTCATACACAGGCACACCAGCATTTTATCCGACAACAACTGCTCCAAATTGAAGCATTGGAAAAGGAATATCGTTTTATTAATTTTGATGAAGAAATTGCTAATTTTAAAAAATATTTGATCGAATAG
- a CDS encoding GNAT family N-acetyltransferase, with protein sequence MILYQANINHLDKILELFRETILNVNDKDYNENQLKAWAAGSADKERWAKKIATQYFVFAEIDEKMAGFSSIDPKGYLDTMFVDKTCQRMGVASFLYAEMERKAIEQKNETIVSDISITARPFFERKGFYVVKEQQVPCRGEILQNFKMKKKLTQ encoded by the coding sequence ATGATACTATATCAAGCTAACATAAACCACTTAGACAAAATACTCGAACTATTCCGGGAAACCATCTTAAATGTGAACGATAAAGACTACAACGAAAACCAGTTAAAAGCATGGGCCGCCGGTTCAGCAGATAAGGAACGGTGGGCAAAAAAGATTGCCACCCAGTATTTTGTTTTTGCAGAAATCGATGAAAAAATGGCAGGATTCAGTTCAATAGACCCGAAAGGGTACCTGGATACGATGTTCGTCGATAAAACTTGTCAAAGAATGGGGGTAGCCTCATTTTTGTATGCGGAAATGGAACGTAAGGCCATTGAACAAAAGAATGAAACCATCGTTTCAGATATAAGCATCACTGCGAGACCTTTTTTTGAACGCAAGGGCTTTTACGTCGTGAAGGAACAACAGGTTCCGTGCCGCGGAGAGATCTTGCAAAATTTCAAAATGAAAAAAAAATTAACTCAATAA
- the pdxH gene encoding pyridoxamine 5'-phosphate oxidase gives MDISNMREEFSLSGLQRKDLEMDPVMQFEKWFVQAKDSGLIEPNAMTLATVDQKGQPSVRTVLLKFFDTSGFVFYTNYESKKARDIEGNPKVALLFPWLDLQRQVKILGHVEKVPTAQSLKYFLSRPRGSQLGAWCSNQSSVITTRSLLHAKFEEMKNKFQDKEVPLPAFWGGYRVVATEIEFWQGRTNRLHDRFNYTLQENGEWLIERLAP, from the coding sequence ATGGATATAAGTAACATGAGAGAAGAGTTTTCACTTTCGGGTTTGCAGCGCAAAGACCTGGAAATGGATCCTGTAATGCAATTTGAAAAATGGTTCGTCCAGGCCAAGGACAGTGGCCTTATCGAACCCAACGCCATGACTTTGGCAACCGTTGATCAAAAGGGGCAACCGTCGGTCAGGACAGTCCTTTTGAAATTTTTTGACACCTCCGGATTTGTGTTCTATACCAATTACGAGAGTAAAAAAGCGAGAGATATAGAGGGTAATCCAAAAGTCGCTCTTTTGTTCCCCTGGCTTGATCTTCAGCGGCAGGTAAAGATTTTGGGCCATGTAGAAAAAGTCCCAACGGCGCAGTCATTGAAGTATTTCCTGAGTCGTCCCCGGGGCAGCCAGCTAGGGGCCTGGTGTTCCAACCAAAGTAGCGTGATCACCACCCGATCATTGCTTCATGCCAAATTTGAGGAAATGAAAAATAAGTTCCAGGACAAAGAGGTGCCCCTTCCTGCTTTTTGGGGTGGATACCGGGTCGTGGCCACGGAAATTGAATTCTGGCAGGGCCGGACCAACAGACTGCACGATCGGTTTAATTATACTTTACAGGAAAACGGGGAGTGGCTTATCGAAAGATTGGCCCCCTGA
- a CDS encoding 2-(1,2-epoxy-1,2-dihydrophenyl)acetyl-CoA isomerase has translation MSTILFEKIGNVAKITLNRPEVYNSFNREMSLELQRVLEECEEDMEVRAIYLTGSGKAFCAGQDLQEITGENPPDLSTILGEHFNPIVRQLRSIEKPIVGAINGVAAGAGANFAIGCDITVAAASAVFIQAFSKIGLIPDSGGTYFLPRLIGRQRAAALMMLGDKVTAAEAEAMGMIYKVIPDKKFEAESWALAETLSQMPTKALGLIKRALNYSSEKDLDNQLDIEDHLQSEAGQTYDFKEGVQAFLEKRKPLFKGE, from the coding sequence ATGTCCACCATTCTTTTCGAAAAAATCGGCAACGTCGCCAAAATCACCCTCAACCGCCCTGAGGTGTACAATAGTTTTAACCGTGAAATGTCCCTCGAACTTCAGCGGGTGCTGGAGGAATGTGAAGAGGACATGGAGGTCAGGGCTATTTATTTGACGGGGTCCGGTAAAGCTTTCTGTGCGGGTCAGGATCTTCAGGAAATAACGGGAGAAAATCCTCCGGATTTGTCAACCATATTGGGAGAGCATTTCAATCCCATCGTCCGACAGTTAAGGAGCATTGAAAAACCTATTGTAGGAGCTATCAACGGGGTAGCTGCAGGCGCTGGGGCAAACTTTGCCATTGGATGTGATATCACTGTGGCGGCAGCTTCTGCCGTTTTTATCCAGGCCTTTTCAAAAATAGGCTTGATTCCCGATAGCGGAGGAACCTATTTTCTTCCAAGGTTGATCGGACGCCAACGAGCCGCTGCTTTAATGATGTTGGGCGATAAGGTCACCGCTGCCGAAGCCGAAGCTATGGGCATGATCTACAAAGTCATTCCCGATAAAAAATTCGAGGCCGAAAGCTGGGCCCTGGCCGAAACCCTTTCGCAAATGCCCACCAAAGCCCTTGGACTGATCAAACGTGCTCTAAACTATTCTTCCGAAAAAGATCTGGATAATCAGCTCGATATAGAGGATCACCTCCAGTCGGAAGCCGGCCAGACTTATGATTTCAAGGAAGGCGTTCAGGCCTTTTTAGAAAAACGGAAACCTTTGTTCAAGGGGGAGTGA
- a CDS encoding TPM domain-containing protein produces the protein MIHFFSKEEEEAIISSIRKAELDTSGEIRVHLEDKLKGPVIDLAVRVFKRLGMHKTKARNGVLILIAPNDRQFAIIGDKGIDGVVPENFWDEEKSLMQEHFKRGAFCDGVCAVISRIGEKLKSNFPYQDDDENELPDEISYSS, from the coding sequence ATGATCCATTTTTTTAGTAAAGAAGAAGAAGAGGCCATCATCTCATCCATTCGCAAAGCGGAGTTAGATACCTCCGGCGAAATCAGGGTGCATTTGGAAGATAAACTGAAAGGGCCGGTTATAGACCTGGCAGTTCGTGTTTTCAAACGCCTTGGAATGCATAAAACAAAGGCCCGTAACGGAGTACTCATTTTAATTGCTCCCAATGACCGGCAATTCGCCATTATCGGTGATAAAGGGATTGATGGAGTGGTACCCGAAAATTTTTGGGACGAAGAGAAAAGCCTGATGCAGGAGCACTTCAAAAGAGGTGCTTTCTGCGATGGCGTTTGTGCCGTTATCAGCCGGATAGGAGAAAAGCTTAAAAGCAATTTCCCTTATCAGGATGACGATGAAAATGAACTGCCGGATGAAATTTCCTACAGCAGTTAA
- a CDS encoding TPM domain-containing protein: protein MKLKLRILPLFLLLTTALIGQKQLPQRTTNAVNDFAGMLSSAEKAGLERKLRQYQEETSTAIVIVTENSLDGEDEFEYTNRMAQAWGIGTAGNDNGVLIYVAKQDRRVRIQTGYGSEGYLPDAMSKRIIDNIITPAFKQGNYYGGLDQATDAIMDLGRGEYVNPEAGKRKAKGGVSGIYIIIFLIIIIFIFSNFGGGDDDDDGGYYRGGRYEDQNRRRRGGGFFIFPGGGFGGGSGGGGGGGFGGFGGGGFGGGGAGGGW, encoded by the coding sequence ATGAAACTTAAACTTAGAATATTACCCCTGTTTTTGTTACTGACAACCGCCCTTATCGGACAAAAACAGCTTCCTCAAAGGACGACCAATGCGGTAAATGATTTTGCCGGAATGCTTTCTTCTGCCGAAAAGGCTGGCCTGGAGCGCAAACTCAGACAATATCAGGAAGAGACTTCCACCGCTATTGTGATTGTGACCGAAAATTCCCTGGACGGGGAAGATGAATTCGAATATACCAATCGAATGGCACAGGCTTGGGGAATCGGCACCGCTGGCAATGATAACGGCGTACTCATTTACGTTGCCAAACAGGACCGCAGGGTAAGAATTCAAACCGGTTACGGCTCGGAAGGTTACCTTCCCGATGCCATGTCCAAAAGGATCATAGACAATATCATTACCCCGGCATTCAAACAAGGCAATTATTACGGCGGACTGGACCAGGCCACAGATGCCATCATGGATCTCGGGCGTGGGGAGTATGTCAATCCTGAAGCAGGCAAACGGAAAGCCAAAGGAGGGGTCTCCGGAATTTACATCATCATTTTCCTGATTATCATCATTTTCATTTTTTCCAACTTCGGCGGTGGAGATGACGATGACGACGGAGGTTATTATCGTGGAGGTCGTTATGAAGACCAAAACAGAAGAAGAAGAGGCGGCGGATTTTTCATTTTCCCAGGCGGCGGCTTTGGCGGTGGATCAGGCGGTGGTGGCGGCGGTGGTTTTGGCGGCTTCGGCGGCGGTGGTTTTGGCGGCGGCGGTGCCGGCGGAGGGTGGTAG
- a CDS encoding cupin domain-containing protein, producing MEKLKLADQPQKEIVPGFLASMIHTANMTFSLVEVEQGAMLPEHHHVHEQVTQLIEGAFELTLEGKTILLQPGDMIVIPSNVKHSGLALEKSKLLDVFHPVREDYR from the coding sequence ATGGAGAAATTAAAATTGGCTGACCAGCCACAAAAAGAGATCGTTCCGGGCTTCCTGGCCAGCATGATTCATACAGCCAATATGACCTTTTCCCTGGTGGAGGTGGAACAGGGGGCCATGCTTCCGGAGCATCACCACGTTCACGAACAGGTGACCCAATTGATCGAGGGCGCATTTGAATTAACCCTCGAAGGCAAGACGATTCTCCTGCAACCCGGAGATATGATCGTTATCCCGTCCAATGTAAAACATTCCGGGCTTGCCCTCGAAAAGAGCAAATTACTCGACGTCTTTCACCCGGTGCGGGAAGATTACCGTTAA
- a CDS encoding LemA family protein, which translates to MRSLTVTVVIVVLGLILLMSGCNNYNKFVDMEENVENAWGKVQSAYQRRADLIPNLVNTVKGAAAHERETLEAVVNARAKATSITVDPSKSTPEQMKAFQEAQSGLSQSLGKLLLITENYPQLQANSNFKELQVQLEGTENRIKVERDRYNDEVTAYNKKVRKFPASFFASIFGFGDKTQFEAQEGSENAPQVEF; encoded by the coding sequence ATGAGATCACTAACTGTAACAGTAGTCATTGTTGTTTTAGGATTAATCCTGCTGATGAGCGGTTGTAACAATTACAACAAATTCGTCGACATGGAAGAGAATGTCGAAAATGCCTGGGGAAAAGTACAAAGCGCCTACCAGCGTCGTGCGGATCTGATTCCCAACCTGGTAAACACGGTTAAAGGAGCTGCAGCTCACGAGAGGGAAACCCTGGAAGCAGTGGTGAATGCACGTGCCAAAGCCACAAGCATCACCGTTGATCCTTCAAAGTCCACCCCGGAACAAATGAAAGCATTCCAGGAAGCCCAATCAGGATTGTCACAGTCTTTGGGTAAATTATTACTCATCACTGAAAATTATCCGCAGTTGCAGGCCAACTCCAACTTTAAAGAGCTTCAGGTGCAGTTGGAAGGAACAGAAAACAGGATTAAAGTGGAAAGGGATCGTTACAATGATGAAGTGACGGCCTACAATAAAAAGGTGCGTAAATTTCCGGCCAGTTTCTTTGCCTCCATTTTCGGATTCGGGGATAAGACCCAGTTCGAGGCCCAGGAAGGTTCCGAAAATGCTCCACAGGTTGAATTTTAA
- the meaB gene encoding methylmalonyl Co-A mutase-associated GTPase MeaB produces MDPDQEKNKKSVINPRGGNYQRKELMLDEYVSGILAGDRIILSRAITLLESTLESHRQLARELVEKCLPHSGNSFRLGITGSPGVGKSTFIESFGLDQIQKGRKVAVLAIDPSSGVTRGSILGDKTRMEKLSRAAAAYIRPSAAGDSLGGVARKTRETILLCEAAGFDMIIIETVGVGQSETAVHSMVDFFLLLLLPGAGDELQGIKRGVMEMADLIAVNKADNDRMLAAQQAKQAYQNAVHLFPAKENGWPVKVMLCSALENTGVIQIAEQLERFKLEMKAKNLFESNRRSQARYWMFEYINAKLKDRFFNHPKVKKQIKIIEDQVLKGEVSSFKAGDTLFDLFNEKNNF; encoded by the coding sequence ATGGACCCAGATCAGGAAAAAAATAAAAAGTCGGTGATCAATCCCAGGGGAGGAAATTATCAAAGAAAGGAACTCATGCTTGATGAGTATGTCAGCGGCATTTTGGCCGGCGACCGGATTATCCTGAGCAGAGCCATAACCCTCCTGGAAAGCACCCTTGAATCTCATCGCCAACTGGCACGGGAATTGGTGGAAAAATGCTTACCACACTCCGGAAATTCGTTCCGACTCGGCATTACCGGTTCGCCGGGAGTGGGAAAGAGTACCTTTATTGAATCTTTCGGCCTGGATCAGATTCAAAAAGGTAGGAAAGTCGCTGTATTGGCCATAGACCCGTCCAGTGGGGTGACCAGGGGGAGTATCCTTGGAGATAAAACGCGGATGGAAAAATTATCGAGAGCCGCCGCTGCATATATCCGACCTTCAGCGGCAGGGGATTCTCTCGGCGGAGTTGCCCGAAAAACCAGGGAGACTATCCTGTTGTGCGAAGCGGCCGGGTTTGATATGATCATCATAGAAACGGTAGGTGTGGGCCAGTCGGAAACGGCAGTGCATTCCATGGTCGATTTTTTCCTGTTGTTATTGCTTCCCGGTGCCGGCGATGAATTGCAGGGCATCAAACGCGGAGTGATGGAAATGGCCGACCTCATTGCGGTGAATAAGGCGGATAATGATAGGATGTTGGCCGCCCAGCAGGCGAAACAAGCCTATCAGAATGCCGTGCATCTTTTTCCGGCCAAAGAAAACGGATGGCCTGTAAAGGTTATGCTTTGTTCGGCACTTGAGAATACAGGGGTGATTCAGATTGCGGAGCAGCTTGAACGGTTTAAGCTGGAAATGAAAGCCAAAAACCTTTTTGAAAGCAACAGACGTTCCCAGGCCAGGTACTGGATGTTTGAATACATCAATGCCAAACTGAAAGACCGGTTTTTTAATCATCCCAAAGTGAAAAAGCAAATTAAAATAATTGAAGATCAGGTATTGAAAGGGGAGGTTTCTTCTTTTAAGGCAGGGGATACCTTGTTTGATTTGTTTAATGAAAAAAATAATTTCTAA